A stretch of Brassica napus cultivar Da-Ae chromosome C6, Da-Ae, whole genome shotgun sequence DNA encodes these proteins:
- the LOC106353923 gene encoding protein FLX-like 2, with the protein MDGQGRHPPPHHLRHPIPIPIPVMPPPPSAQPPFPPFNNMLPPPQLMEQKLVTQHGEMQRLAIENQRLAATHGNLRQELAAAQHELQMLHSQIGSIKSEGEQRMSGLADKVAKMEAELRKSEALKMEMQEARGEARGLVVAREELMSKVHQLTQEIQKSRGEVQQVPALMSELDGLRQEYQQCRATYDYEKKFYNDHIESLQAMEKNYMSMAMEVQKLQAQLMNGRAGGAYGNNTNAENDASGHPNGTGYYDDAYGHQGYVPQPAACTATAPNPAVHTAQYPYPGGSQPGYFPPRPGYYFPRGPPPGSYDPTRLPAGPQGGQFPPGSSNNTPYGSAATTGPRGNPSRR; encoded by the exons ATGGATGGCCAAGGAAGACATCCTCCACCTCATCATCTAAGGCATCCGATTCCAATTCCAATTCCCGTTATGCCGCCGCCGCCTTCTGCTCAACCTCCCTTCCCTCCCTTCAACAACATGCTCCCTCCACCTCAACTCATGGAGCAGAAGCTCGTCACGCAGCACGGCGAAATGCAGCGGCTAGCGATAGAGAATCAGAGGCTCGCCGCTACGCACGGTAACCTAAGGCAAGAGCTAGCGGCGGCGCAGCACGAGCTGCAGATGCTGCATTCCCAGATCGGGTCGATCAAGTCCGAGGGGGAGCAAAGGATGAGCGGTTTGGCGGATAAAGTCGCGAAGATGGAGGCCGAGCTGAGGAAGTCCGAGGCTTTGAAGATGGAGATGCAGGAGGCGCGTGGAGAGGCGCGTGGGTTGGTGGTGGCGAGGGAGGAGCTTATGTCTAAAGTGCATCAGTTGACTCAGGAGATTCAGAAGTCTCGTGGAGAGGTGCAGCAAGTTCCGGCTCTCATGTCTGAGCTTGATGGTTTAAGACAGGAGTATCAGCAGTGCAG GGCAACGTATGACTAtgagaagaagttctacaacgACCATATAGAGTCACTTCAGGCAATGGAGAAGAACTACATGAGTATGGCTATGGAAGTACAGAAACTTCAAGCACAGTTAATGAACGGAAGAGCTG GTGGCGCTTATGGTAACAACACCAATGCTGAAAATGACGCTTCTGGCCATCCGAATGGAACTGGTTACTACGACGATGCTTATGGTCACCAG GGCTATGTTCCTCAACCAGCAGCTTGTACCGCAACTGCACCAAATCCAGCCGTTCACACAGCTCAATACCCTTATCCAGGAGGATCTCAGCCAGGATACTTTCCTCCAAGACCCGGTTACTACTTCCCAAGAGGCCCTCCTCCTGGTTCATATGACCCAACTAGGTTACCCGCAGGACCACAGGGTGGTCAGTTTCCGCCTGGATCATCTAACAACACGCCTTATGGTTCTGCTGCAACAACTGGTCCACGCGGAAACCCGAGTCGTAGATGA
- the LOC106406089 gene encoding F-box/LRR-repeat protein At1g67190 encodes MDHLPVEVIGNILSRLRGARDVVIASATCRKWREAYRKHLHTLSFNSADSPFYRDLSTNRLEILITQTIFQTTGLQGLSVMMDDASKFSAATVIAWLMYTRDTLRWLSYNVRTTPNVNVLDICGRQKLEALVLAHNSITGVEPSFQRFPCLKSLSLSYVSISALDLNLLLSACPVIESLELVSLEIAMSDAQVTIELSSPTLKSVYFDGISLDKFILEADCIEFLHMKDCVLELFELIGNGTLKHFKLDDVSVIHLDIMETSDSLEVVDVNHFTMVWPKFYQMISRSQNLRKLRLWDVVFDDDDEIIDLESIAAGFTQLTHLSLSYDLKDGAAHYSLQGNTLLENVTVLELGWTVINDVFSIWVEELLRRCPNLRKLIIYGVVSETKTQGDCQILATFTWSIVQLMRKYIHVEVQFEYE; translated from the coding sequence ATGGACCACCTCCCCGTTGAAGTCATCGGAAACATCCTCTCGCGCCTCCGCGGCGCCCGCGACGTCGTCATAGCCTCCGCAACCTGCAGAAAATGGCGCGAAGCCTACCGCAAACACCTCCACACGCTCTCATTCAACTCCGCCGACTCCCCGTTCTACAGAGACCTCTCGACCAACCGCCTCGAGATCCTCATAACCCAAACCATCTTCCAAACCACCGGACTCCAAGGCCTCTCCGTCATGATGGACGACGCCAGCAAATTCTCCGCCGCCACCGTCATCGCCTGGCTCATGTACACCAGAGACACCTTGCGCTGGCTGTCTTACAACGTCCGTACCACTCCGAATGTCAACGTTCTTGATATCTGTGGGAGGCAGAAGCTTGAAGCCTTGGTGTTGGCTCATAACTCGATCACTGGTGTTGAGCCGAGTTTCCAGAGGTTTCCTTGTTTGAAATCGCTTTCGTTGAGTTACGTGAGTATCTCGGCTTTGGATTTGAATCTTTTGCTTAGCGCGTGTCCTGTGATCGAGTCTTTGGAGCTTGTGAGTCTCGAGATAGCGATGTCTGATGCTCAAGTGACGATTGAGCTGAGTAGTCCGACGTTGAAGAGTGTTTACTTCGATGGGATTAGTTTGGATAAGTTTATCTTAGAGGCGGATTGTATCGAGTTCTTGCATATGAAAGACTGTGTCCTCGAGCTCTTTGAGCTTATTGGGAACGGGACGTTGAAGCATTTCAAGCTTGATGATGTGAGTGTTATTCATCTCGATATCATGGAGACTAGCGATAGCCTTGAGGTTGTTGATGTGAACCATTTCACTATGGTGTGGCCTAAGTTCTATCAGATGATTTCGCGATCGCAGAATTTGAGGAAGCTTCGTCTTTGGGATGTGGTGTTTGATGATGACGATGAGATTATCGATCTTGAGTCTATTGCTGCTGGCTTCACGCAGCTGACTCATCTTTCGTTGAGCTACGACTTAAAAGATGGAGCTGCTCATTATAGCTTGCAAGGGAACACTTTGCTGGAGAATGTGACTGTGTTGGAGCTCGGATGGACTGTGATAAACGATGTTTTCTCGATCTGGGTCGAGGAGTTGCTGAGAAGGTGTCCGAATCTGAGGAAGCTGATTATTTATGGGGTTGTTTCGGAGACGAAAACGCAGGGAGATTGTCAGATTCTGGCGACGTTCACGTGGTCTATTGTTCAGCTCATGAGGAAATACATTCATGTCGAGGTACAATTCGAGTATGAGTGA